The window CTCGGTCGCGCTCCACTGCGGTGGGTCGACACCGAGCGCGTCCGCCGCGACCAGCGCACTGGTCGCGCCGCGGAAGTCACCGCCCAACGCCAGCGCGAGCGCGAGCGTGGACCGCAGGCTGTGCTCGAAACCGCGACGCCCGATCCGGTGCAGGAGGGTGATCGCCTCACGCGCCGCGCGCGCCGCGCCCTCGACGTCGCCGCGTTCCCGGACCGTGCGCGTCAGGTGCCAGAGGAAGTACGCCCGCGCCTCACTGCTGCCCTCGGCGAGGCCGCGCTCGTACTCCGCCCGCGCGAGCGCCTCCGCCTCGGCGTACCGGCCGGCGTGCGCGAGCGCCTCGCAGCGGGTGAACAGGTAGAACCACGGATACCAGTCCCCCGGTCCCAGCTCGGTGGCGGCGGCGTACCCCTCGGCCGACCCCTCGAGCGCCGTGTCGATCCGCCCGAGCCGGCCGAGTCCGTACGCCTCGACGAGGCGGAGCCACGACGCCGTCAGCGGGTCCGCGTGCGGAGCGAGCGCGGCGGCCGCCTCCGCCGCCGGCCCGGGGCCGGAGTTCGACAGCAGCAGACCCGGGCGCCGAGCTGAGACCTTGACGCGCAACTCGGGGTCGCAGATCGCCTCCTCCGCCCGGTCGGCGACATGCAGCCCTTCCCCGGCCCGGCCGAGCTGCATCCAGAGGCACTCGATGTGGACGACCGCCAGCTCCGCCCGTTCGGCGTCCGTGCGCGCGAACTCGACGAGCACCGCGAGTTCGTCGACGGCGTCCTCGGGCCGTCCCTGCAGGGAAACGGTCTGCGCGGCGAGCAGACGGGCCTCGAAGCCCGCGCCGGCGTCGACCGCCGCCCGCGCGAGGCGCTCGGCCAGGGCGAAGTCGTACCGCCAGCGCGCCGCGACCGCCGCCTGCAGCAGCCGGTCCGGGTTCGTACCGCCGCCACCCTCCATGCGCCAGATGCCGACGCGCAGCACATCGTCGCTCCGCCGTGCACCGGCCGCCTCGACGGCGTCGGCGAGCTGACGTGCCATCACGCCGCGGCGCACCGCCGAGGTGTGTCGCCGGACCACGTCGGCGTACACCGGGTGGGCGACCCGTAGCTGCAGGCGGCGCTCGTCCCGCTCGCACACGACCAGGCCGTGCTGCTCCAGTGTCTCGACGGCGTCCAGCCCCCCGGCCATCTCCAGCTCGCGGCTGCCGAGCGGCTCCGCGTACGCGGCGAGCCGGAGCAGGTCCAGGGCCGCGGGGTCGAGGTCACGGAGGCGTGCGTCGACGAGCTCCACCAGGCGGTCGGACGGCGCCAGCGCGGCCCGCAGCCGCCAGAGGCCCTCCTCCGCGACGAGCGTCCCGTCGGCCAGGGCGCCGAGTACGAGCTCACGCAGGAACAGCACGTTGCCGCCGCTGCGCGTCGTGAACTCGACGACGGCGGCCGGGTCGACCGGCGCCCCCAGCGCGCCGGTGAGCAGGGCCTCGACCGCCTCGTGCTCCAACTGCGCGAGCTGGACGCGGTCGGCGAGGTCGTCCTTCCAGAGCGAGGTCACGGCGTCCGGCAGACGCTCGCCGCTGCGGACGGTCGCCACCACGAGCACCGTGTCCGTGGCGACCAGTTGGTGGATCAACCCGGCCGACGGCTCGTCGAGCAGCTGCGCGTCGTCGACGAACAGCACCAGCGGGCGACCCTTCGCCCGTTCCACCAGCTGCACCGCCGCCCGCCGCAGGAGGTCCTGCAGGGTGTCGGTCGCGGCGGAGCCCACGGCATCCGGGAGCAGGGCCGCGAAGACACCGAGCGGTGTGCGTGCGCTCGAGTGGGTCGCCGTCACCCAGAGCGTCGAACGGCCCACTCCTTCGGCCAGCCGGCGGGCCTCGCGGGCGAGCCGGGTCTTGCCGACACCCGCCGGGCCGACCAGGACGACGCTGCGAGCGCGCGGCCCGCGGAGGGCCTCACGCACCTTCTCGATCTCGCGATCGCGTCCGGAGAGCGGCCACGCCCGGCCGGCGAGGAGGTCGACGCGTGCCGCCTGCGGGTCCGTCGTCACCACCTCCTCCTCGACCGCGCTGTCTGGCGAGAGTGCCGCCCGTCACTCGAGGGAGTAGTTCCTTACTCTCCCGCCTGCTCGGGCGCCCCGGAATTCTCTCACTCAGTCAGGCAGATGGCCCGCTACGACGACGGAAAGGGAAGCCCGATGGCGGTCTTCAAGGACGCGGAAGAGGTCTACAAGTACATCGGCGGGGCGTTCACCGCCGCCGTCAACGACCCGAAGTTCGTCGAGGCGACGAAGGGCACCGGACTCGTGATCCGGTTGATCCAGACCGACCCCGACTGCGAGATGACGATCGACTGGGAAGGCCAGAAGGTTCTCACCGGCGCGGCCGCGGACAGCGTCCCCCACAACGTGCAGCTGCGCATGTCCAGCGACAACAGCAACCGGTTCTGGCAGGGCAAGCTCAACTTCACCCTCGCCATGGCGCAGCGCAAGGTCAAGCTCGACGGCAAGCGCTCGGTCGCGCTCAAGCTGCTCCCCCTCACCGGCGGGATCTTCGAGACCTACCTCGCGACGCTTCAGGCGGACGGCCGCGAGGACCTGATCGTCGGCTGACGCCCCCACACGCTCTTCCCCCCGCTCGCACGACACACTTTGATCGGAGACCCCCGATGACTCTCGAGCACGGCCGCACCCTGTCGGACGAGGACTTCGAGCCCTGGTTCGCCAAGGCTCAGGAGCTTTCCGAGTACTTCCGTGAGATCGGCATGAAGTACGACGCCGAGAACACGTTCGCCTATCCGACGATCCCGCTGTTCAAGTCCTCGAAGCTCGGTTCCCTGATCGTCCCGCCGGCCTACGGCGGCCCCGGGGGCAACATCCTCCAGCTGTCCAAAGTCATCACCGAGATGTCGCGTGGCGACTCAGCGATCACCCTCGCCTACAACATGCACTTCATCACCCTCGGCATCGTCATGAGCAACATGGGCGAGGTCCAGATGAAGAAGTGGCTGGACAAGATCAACGAGGGCGCGATCATCTTCGGCCCGTGGTCCGAGCAGCGCGCCGGCTTCTCCGGTCTCGCCGACACCAAGGCCATCCCCCAGCCCGGCGGCGGTTGGAAGATCTACGGCAAGAAGATGTGGGGCACCCTCGGCGAGGCCGCCGACATCGTCGTCAGCAGCGCCACGATCACCGACGCCGACGGCAACATCCCGACGGACTTCGAAGAGCGCGTCGCCGCCGAGATGATGTACATCAACGACTTCGAGGTCGACGAGAACGGCATCGGGAACGGCGTCCGCATCGAGAAGACGTGGAACGCGCTCGGCATGCACGCCACCGGCACGCACGTCATCGTCTTCGACGGGTTCTACGTGCCCGAGGAGAACTACGTCTGCGAGAACCGCACCGGCCTGTTCTCCTCGCTCGAGTGGGCGTCGCTGCTCTTCGCGAGCATCTACTACGGCATGTCGCTGCGCATCCTCGAGGAGACCCGGGCGACGCTGGCGAAGAAGCACCTCGGCGCCGTGTTCGGCGCGATCGCCGCGTCGGACGTGAAGGTCGGTCAGGTCGGCCACATCATCGACGGTGTCGGCGACATGGCGGTCCGGGTCGAGCAGAACCGCCGCATCCTGTGGCAGACCTGCAACGACGTCATCGACGGCTACGACGAGGAGTGGCCGATCGAGCTCCGCGTGCCGTACATCGGTCTCGCGAAGACGACCATCGCGTCCAACACGACCTGGATGGCGCAGAAGGCCATGTCGATGGTCGGTGGGTCGGCGTTCCGCAAGGGCACGATCTTCGAGCGCTTCTACCGCGACTCCTGCGCGGCGCTCTACCAGCCCCTCAACGCCGACCAGACCTACAGCTTCATCGGCGAGTACATGCTCCAGCCGGACGAGCTGAACGACTGACGTCGGAGACTGGACAAACATGGGACGCGCCACGGTCACCACCGTGCCGACGAGCCCCTCCGCGTCGATGCCCCGCCTCACCGGCGGGGCATCGGTGTCGGTGGACGGCATCACCGTCGGGGAATGGACGCTCACGCGCGCGGCCTTCACCGACCGGCACCAGCACGTCGAGATCAACACCGTGCTGGAGGGCGAACTCCACGTCACCTGCGAGGGCGAGACGCACGTCGTCCGCCCGGGGCAGACGATCGTCGTCCCGGCCGGAAGCCGGGCGACCTACGCCGCCCCCGAGTACGCCCGCATGAGCTACGTCTACGGCCCCGGCACCCCGGGGATGACCGACGTCGCCTACGAGGAGTTCTGAGGCTCAGTAGGAGATCGGCGGGTCGGCGTCGGACTTGACGTCGGACCCGCCGTCGTCGGCACCGCTGTCCTCGCTGTCGGAGTCCTCGCTGTCGTCGGACGGCGAACCGCTCGACGCCGACGGGGACGCGGAGGCGCCCGAGGCCGGGAACTTCTCCAGATAGTCCTCGCCGGCGTCCTCGACGACGTCGGCGGCCTCCTCGGCCTCGGCCTTGTCGGCGGAGCCCTGAGCCGACATCAGCGTCTTCAGTGCCGCGTCGGCGGTGTCGAAGGTCGCGGGGTCGTTGGCCTTCACCGAGCCGAGGATCGCTTCCCAGATCGTCAGCAACCGTTCCTGCAGCTCGGGCAGGGCCGCCTCGTCGGACCCGAGCTTGGCGACGACGTCGTCGGCGTAGCGCTCCAGCTCGCGCCAGCCGTCGGCCACCTCGGACGCCGAGGCGCGCACGTCCTCGGGCTTGAGGTTGCCGGTCTCGGTGCCCACCTCGACATCGCTGCCGACCGGGTCCTTGTCGTCTCCCCCGCACGCGGCCGCTCCGGTGAGCAGCGCCGCGGCCAGCACGATCCCCGCCAGTCTCCGCATTGGCGCAGCGTACGACAGATCAGGCCGGCGACCCGGCTTCCCGCATCCCTCGCAGTTCGCGTTTCAGTTCCTTGATCTCGTCCCGCAGCCTCGCGGCCAGCTCGAACTGCAGCTCGGCCGCGGCGGCGTGCATCTGGTCGTTGAGCTGCTGGATGAGGTCCGCGAGGTCCATCGCCGGCATCGTCGCGAGGTCCCCCGCGTGCTTGCCGGCCTCCGTGGACACCTTCGACGACAGACCCGGCACCGGCGTCTTGCCGCGGCTGCGCTGCCGCCCGGCGCCACCGATGAGCTCGGCGGTGTCGGCGTCCTCGCGCGCGATCAGCTCGAGGATGTCGCCGATCTTCTTCCGCAGCGGGGTCGGGTCGATGCCGTGCTCGAGGTTGTAGGCGACCTGCTTCGCCCGGCGCCGGTTCGTCTCGTCGATCGCCTTCGCCATCGAGGGGGTGACCGTGTCGGCGTACATGTGCACCTGGCCGGACACGTTCCGGGCCGCGCGGCCGATCGTCTGGATGAGCGAGGTCCCGGACCGGAGGAAGCCTTCCTTGTCCGCGTCGAGGATCGCCACCAGGGAGACCTCGGGCAGGTCGAGACCCTCGCGGAGCAGGTTGATGCCGACGAGGACGTCGAACTCGCCGATCCGCAGCTCCCGCAGCAGTTCCACGCGGCGCAGGGTGTCGACCTCGGAGTGCAGGTACCGCACCCGGATGCCCATCTCGAGCAGGTAGTCGGTGAGGTCCTCGGACATCTTCTTGGTCAGCGTGGTGACCAGGACGCGTTCGTCGCGCTCGGCCCGCGTGCGGATCTCGTGGACGAGGTCGTCGATCTGGCCCTTGGTCGGCTTGACGACGATCTCGGGGTCGACCAGGCCGGTCGGGCGGATGATCTGCTCCACCACCCCGTTGGCGCGGCCGAGCTCGTACGGGCCCGGCGTCGCGGAGAGGTAGACGGTCTGCCCGATTCGCTCGACGAACTCCTCCCACTTCAGCGGACGGTTGTCCATCGCCGACGGGAGCCGGAACCCGTGGTCGACGAGGGTCCGCTTGCGTGACATGTCGCCCTCGAACATCGCGCCGATCTGAGGAACCGTCACGTGCGACTCGTCGATGACCAGGAGGAAGTCGTCCGGGAAGTAGTCGAGCAGCGTGTGCGGCGGGCTGCCCGCCTCGCGACCGTCGATGTGCCGCGAGTAGTTCTCGATGCCCGAGCAGAACCCGACCTGACGCATCATCTCGATGTCGTAGGTCGTGCGCATCCGCAGCCGCTGCGCCTCCAGCAGCTTGCCCTGCTTCTCCAGGCGTGCCAGCTGCTGCTCGCACTCCAGCTCGATGCCTGAAATCGCCCGCTCCATGCGCTCCGGGCCCGCGACGTAGTGCGTGGCCGGGAAGACGTGGATGCTCTGCTCCTCGCGGATCACCTCACCCGTCAGTGGGTGCAGGGTCATCGCGCGCTCGATCTCGTCGCCGAAGAACTCCAGCCGCAGCGCGAGCTCCTCGTACACCGGGAAGATCTCGACGGTGTCGCCGCGCACCCGGAACGTCCCGCGGGTGAACGCGAGGTCGTTGCGCGTGTACTGCATCGTGACGAGCTGGCGCAGCAGTGTGTCGCGGTCGATCTCGTCACCGACGTTGAGGCGGACCATCCGGTCCACGTACTCCTGCGGCGTGCCCAGGCCGTAGATGCAGGACACACTCGCGACCACGATGACGTCCCGCCGGGTCAGCAGCGAGTTCGTCGCCGAGTGCCGCAGGCGCTCGACCTCGGAGTTGATCGAGGAGTCCTTCTCGATGTAGGTGTCCGTCTGCGGGACGTACGCCTCGGGCTGGTAGTAGTCGTAGTAGGAGACGAAGTACTCGACCGCGTTGTGCGGGAGCAGCTCCCGGAACTCGTTCGCCAGCTGCGCGGCCAGCGTCTTGTTCGGCGCCATGACCAGCGTCGGGCGCTGCAGTTCCTCCACCAGCCAGGCCGTCGTGGCCGACTTGCCGGTGCCCGTGGCGCCGAGGAGGACGACGTCCTGCTCCCCCGCCCGGACGCGCCGGGCCAGCTCCGCGATCGCGGCCGGCTGGTCCCCGGAGGGCTGGAACTCGCTGACGACGCGGAACGGGGCGGTGCTCCGCTCGATGTCCGTGGTGGGTCTCACCCGCCCACGGTACGTCCCGCCACCGACATCCGGCGGAGAAGCTCCTGGCCTGCAGGTTTGGGAGGTGCGACGGTGGGCACGTTTCGCCCACCCCACTCCATCGGCACGCCCGCCACGGAGGCCCCCATGTCCCTGTCCATCCGCAGCTCCCGAGCCGGAGCGCTGCTCGTCTCGGCCGCCGTCTGCGGCGCGCCGCTCGTCCTGTCCGGCCCCGCCGCGGCGGTCGACGCTCCCGGCAACAACGGCACGATCAAGGTCCACGCCCCCGACACCCCGTTCGAACGACGCGCCAACGAGCCGCGACAGGTCTGCAGCTTCTACCTCGCGGGCTTCAACTTCGACTCGAACCAGGTCGTCGACTACCGCTTCTCCCTGCCTCCGGGCGGGCCCAACGGCGGCGAGCCGCGGGGCAACCCCGGGTCGTTCACGGTGGGCCCGGACAACGGCCGGCCGGCCGGCGACGGCCGGACCCCCGTGCTCGACCCCGACGAGCACGGTCTCGAGAACGGTCGTTACCGGGTGACCGCCACGACCGACGACGGCTCCAAGACCAAGGTGTTCCGGATCGCCTGCGACGACGACGGTGAGGTCGTCACCCCGACCCCCACGCCCGGCGGCGGGAGTGGCGGTGACGACGGCGACGACGGCGGCGTGGGCGGGGTCGGGACCCCGCAGGACGACGGTGAGCCCGGCGTCGGCGGCGTCGCCACCGGGGGCGGTGGCCTGAGCGGCACCTCCGCGGGCGCCGACGTCGCGTTCCCGCTGACGGTGCTCGCCCTCGGGGGACTCGCGGTCGGCACGCTCACCCTGCACCGGCGCCGCGCGGGGTGACCACCGACCCCCTGACGAGGTCGACGTCGGCCGCCCACCGGTCCCGCCGGTGGGCGGCCGCCGCGGCGTGCGTCGCCCTGCTCGGCGGATGCGGCGGCGGCGGCGAGGGCCCCGCCGTCGCCGGCGTCAGCCTGCCTGCGCCCACTCCGGCGGCGGCTGCCGGGACCGCACCTGCGGCAGCCGAGGATCGGCCCTATCCCGCGCGGGTCCGCCTCCCTCGGCTCGGGATCGACGCCGTCCTGCAACCGCTGCACCTCGGGAAGCAGAAGGAACTCGTCCCGCCGGAGTACGGCATGGCGGGCTGGTACGAGGCCGGTCCGGAGCCGGGCGAGATCGGCCGCGCCGTCGTCGCCGGCCACGTCGACTCCAGGACCGGCCCGGACGTGTTCGCCGCACTCGGCAAGGCCCGCCCCGGCGACCGCATCCATGTGCTCCTCCGCGACCGTTCCACGGTGACCTTCGTGGTGCAGAAGGTCGAGATCCACCCGCGCAACCGGTTCCCGACGTCGCGCGTCTACGGCACCGACGGCAAGCACGCCGACCTGCGCCTGATCACCTGCACCGGCCGCTACGACCGCGCCCGCGGCGGCTACCAGGACAACGTGGTCGTCTTCGCCCGCATGGCCCCCGGCAAGGCCTGACGCGCCGTCACCCCCGCCCCGCCCGCCCCCCCCCCCTGTACGCGCTTCACTCGCCGGGGACAGGCCTCACTCGCCAGGCCGGGCGAGTAAGGGCTGCTCCCGGCGAGTGAAGCGCGATTCGGCGACGCCGAGGCGAGCGCGCGGCAGCGCGGCCTGTGGACAACTTCGCGGTCGGGGCGTGCGAATGGGCAAGAATCCCCGGGCAGACACGGCGAACCGGGGGGACGTCATGAAGCGACCGGACGACTGGGGAACGACGGCACCGCCGCGGCCGGGGGCGATCGAGCCGCTGATCCCGGCCGCGCGGGCGCGGGAGCTCGGGTACACCCGGGACGAGATCGAGCGCCTGCGCGTGGCCCGGGAGTGGGCGACGCTCCGCCGCGGCATCTACCAGCGGGGCGGACCGGAGCCGGACCCGCGCGATCAGCACGTCGCATGCGCCGGCGCGGCACTGCTCGCGGTGAGCTCCCCGGACGCGGTCGTCGCGCACCGGTCGGCCGGGGTGCTCTGGGGGCTGGACTTCCTCACGCCACCGGACCTCGACACCGTGTGGCTCGCGGTGCCGGAACTCGGCAAGGTGCGCACCTACCCGGGTCTGCGGCTCTGGCCGGCCCAGTTGCCGGCGGACCACGTCACGACCGGGCCGGGCGGCCTGCCGGTAACGACCGTGGCGCGGACGGTCGTCGACCTGGCGCGGCACCACAACTTCCGGCAGGGCGTCGTGCTGGCGGAATCGGCGCTGCGCCAGCAGCTCACGACGAAGCCGGAGATCGACCGGGTGCTGGCCGACTGCCGCGGGTGGCCGTACACCCGCCGCGCCGCCCGGGCGCTGGAGATCGCCGACGGCGACACCGAGTCCGTCGGCGAATCCTTCACCCGCGCCGTGCTCGCCGAGGCCGGCCTCCGACCCCAGGCACAGGTGAACATCTACCGCGACGACGGGACGAAGATCGCGCGGGTCGACTTCCTGTTCGCCGACGAGCGGGTGATCGTCGAGTTCGACGGCCGGGTCAAGTACGACGACCCCGACGCCCTCTGGAACGAGAAGCTCCGCGAGGACGCCCTCCGCGAGGCCGGCTATCAGGTGATCCGCGTGACGTGGGGTCAGCTGATGAACTCGGCCGACGACTTCCTGCGCCGCGTCCGTGCTGCCCTCCGCCGCGGCCGCGCGCAGGGCTGACAGACGCGCGCTTCACTCGCCGGCGACAGGCCTCACTCGCCCGACCGGGCGAGTAGAGGCTGTTCCCAGCGAGTGAAGCGCAACCAGGGGCGAAGCGAGGCGCGTTACGCGATGCCGAGCTCGGCGTAGACGGCGGCTTCGAGGCCCATCGAGGTGGTGACGACGCCGGCGTCGAAGAACGGGAGCACCTGGGTCAGGATCATGCCGCCGACGCCGGTGGACCGGTCGATCCAGTAGTAGAGGTTGAAGATGCCGGCCCAGTCGCCGGTGCCGGCGCGGCGGGCGCCGGGGACGTCCTCGAGCACCAGGTGGAAGCCGAGGCCCCAGGACTCCGCGAACGGGAACGGCGGGACGTCGTTGGTCAGCTCCGGGACGGTCGACACGATCCCCTCGGTCGGCATCGGGACGCCCTGCAGCTGATCGCTGAATGCGAGCTCCACGGTCTCCTGCTGCAGGACGCGGTTGCCCTCGAGCTCGCCGCCGCGCAGCATCGCGCGGAGAAAGCGGCCGTAGGCCTCGGCGGTGCCGTAGAGCCCGTGCCCGCCGGAGAAGTACTCGGGGTTCTCCGCCAGCTCGAGCGGGGTCTCGACCAGGCCGCCGTCCGGGGTGCGGGCGTGCACCGGCATCAACCGGGCGCGCTGCTCGGGCGTCGGGGAGAACGTCACGTCGGTCATCCCCAGCGGGCCGAGGACGTGCTCGTCCAGGTAGGCGTCGAACGGCTGTCCGCTGACCTGCTCGACGAGCAGCCCGAGCCAGTCGGTGTTGGTGCCGTAGTCCCAGATCTGGCCCGGGTCCCGGGCCAGCGGCACGTCGGTGAGCGCGGCCTTCTGCCCCGTCAGCACGTCCGGGGCGCCGGTGGCGGCGTGGAACTGCGCCATCGCGGCGTTGGTGAAGAAGTACGTCAGACCGGACGTGTGCGTCAGCAGCTCGCGCACCCGCGGCGAGCGTGCCGGCGGACGGAGGATCGGCTGCTCGCCGTCGAACCCGTCGAGCACCTGGAGCTTGGCGAACTCCGGCAGCAGCGCCGTCACCTCGTCGTCGAGCGACATCCTCCCCTGCTCGACGAGCTGGAGAGCGGCCACGCTGGCGAGCGCCTTCGTGCACGAGGCGTACCGGAACATCGTCGACGCGCTGACGGCCTCACCGCCCGCGCGCACCGAGCCGGCGGCACCGGAGTACAGCGTGCCGTCGCGGTCGACGACGACAGCCGCTACGCCGGGGACGTGCCCCTCGGCGACGGCGTTGGCGAGGATGGCGTCAAGATTGCTCGCGTCGAAGGACATGAGGCGTAGTCAACCGTCCCCGGCGCCGTGACGCCAGAGCTCGGACGGGTCGGGCCACGGTGGCCGCCGGCTCGGTCGAGTGCGAGTGACCGTCGTCGGGGTGGTCGGAGTTCTCCGAGTCGTCGTGCGACGAGACGTTCGCGACCGACTTCTCGGCGGGTCGGTAGCCCTTGCTCAGGACCTTGATCGACGCCTTGTCCTTGCGCCGGAGCTTGAACTCCATAAAAACGCCGTTGTTCTTGGTCTTCTGCTCGTAGAGCACGCCCTCGGGGTTCGCCTCGCCGATCAGCGTGTAGGTGCCGGCGGGCAGCCCGGCCAGGCTGACGTACTGGCCGGGGAGGCGCCAGTGGTAGCGGTCGCCCCAGCCGACGGACAGGCCCATGAGCAGCTTGGTCGAGTTGCGGGCTCCGCAGCCATTCTCGCGGAACACCGGGTTCCGCGGCTGGCCCGGCCGCGCCGGCCGGCGCACGTTGTCGTAGATGCAGAAGCCGATCTTGCGGGCGCGGCGCTTGTCCTCCCGCACCAGGTTGCCGTCGGAGTCGACGAGGTACATCCGGTACCGGACGATGTCCTTCAGGTGCTGGTGGGTGTGGCCGTCACCGGCGTAAACGGTGCCGACCGGCAGCTGCCGCCAGGTCCAGTGGCCGTTCTTCAGCCGGATCCGCTGCGCGACCTTGAACTCCCCCCGCGCCTTCTTGCGCACGGCCCGGATCTTCAGCTCACGCGGACCGTAGTTCAGCAGCGTGCTGGTGAAGCGCAGCTGCAGGCTCTTGCTCGCCGTCCGCACCAGCCGCAGGTCCTCCACGCCGCCGAGCCGGAGATCGGGCAGAAACTTCGGGTCGGGCTCCTTACCCACGTCCTTCGGCTGGACCGGCGTCGGCGTCGGTGACGGCGTCGGGGTGGGGGTCGTGGCGTTCGGCAGCAGACCGCCGGGGGTCGGGCTGGGCGTCGGCGACGGTGACGGCGTGGGCGACGGGTCGTCGACCGCTACCGACGGGAGGTCCGCCTCCCCCGCCAGCGCGCTCGGAGCGGTCAGCGCGAAGGCGAGGACGCCGACAGCAGTGGCGAAAGTACGACCCGGCCGAGACATGTGCACCGCTCCAAAGTTCGAGGCGGCCGTGTCACTGCGTGTCGGTGATCATCCCGGCGCCGACTGTCACGTTCGTTCCCTCGTCGATGAGGATAAATCCCCCGGTCGCCCGGTTCTTGCCGTAATCATCGACGAAGAGCGGGGCGGTTGTGCGCAGACGCACCCGTCCGATGTCGTTCAGTCCGAGTTCGCCGGTGGTCTCGTCCCGGTGCAACGTGTTGATGTCCAGCCGGTACTGCAGATCCTTGACGAGCACCCGCGCGGACCGCGTCGTGTGCTTGATCGCGAGCTTCATCCCCGGACGCAGCGGCTCGGTCGCCATCCAGCAGACCATCGCGTCGATGTCCTGCGTCACCGTCGGCATGTTGTGCGGGCGGCAGATCATGTCGCCCCGGCTGACGTCGAGGTTGTCCTTCAGACGCACGACGACCGACATCGGCGAGAACGCCTGCTCCACCGGGCCGTGAAGGGAGTCGATCGCCTCGATCGTGGTCGAGAAACCGCTCGGCAGGACCGTCACGGTGTCACCGGGCTTGAGCACACCGCCGGCGACCTGGCCCGCGTAGCCGCGGTAGTCGTGGTGCTCCTTGGTCTGCGGCCGGATCACGTACTGCACGGGGAACCGGACGTCGATCAGGTTGCGGTCGCTGGCGACGTGGACGTTCTCCAGGTGGTGCAGCAGCGACGAGCCGCCGTACCAGGGCGAGGCGGACGAGCGCTCGACCACGTTGTCACCGTTGAGCGCCGACACCGGGATCGTCACCAGGTCGGGGATGCGCAGCCGCGCGGCGAACGAGGTGAACTCGGCGTGGATGCGGTCGTAGACCGCCTGGTCCCAGTCGACGAGGTCCATCTTGTTGATGGCGACGACGACGTGCGGCACCTGCAGCAACGAGGCGAGGAACGCGTGCCGGCGCGACTGCTCGACCAGGCCGTTGCGCGCGTCGACGAGGATGATCGCGAGGTCCGCGGTCGACGCCCCCGTCACCATGTTGCGCGTGTACTGAATGTGCCCCGGGGTGTCCGCGATGATGAACTTCCGCTTCGGGGTGGCGAAATACCGGTACGCGACGTCGATCGTGATGCCCTGCTCGCGCTCGGCGCGCAGGCCGTCGGTGAGCAGCGCGAGGTCGGTGTACTCGCGGCCCTTGTCGCGACTGACCTTCTCGACGTGCTCGAGCTGGTCCTCGAAGATCGATTTGGTGTCGTAGAGCAGCCGGCCGATCAGCGTCGACTTGCCGTCGTCGACGGAACCGGCGGTGGCGAACCGCAGAAGGTCCATTTAGAAGTAGCCCTCCTTCTTGCGGTCTTCCATTGCTGCCTCGGTCGCGCGGTCG of the Sporichthya polymorpha DSM 43042 genome contains:
- a CDS encoding sortase domain-containing protein; translated protein: MTTDPLTRSTSAAHRSRRWAAAAACVALLGGCGGGGEGPAVAGVSLPAPTPAAAAGTAPAAAEDRPYPARVRLPRLGIDAVLQPLHLGKQKELVPPEYGMAGWYEAGPEPGEIGRAVVAGHVDSRTGPDVFAALGKARPGDRIHVLLRDRSTVTFVVQKVEIHPRNRFPTSRVYGTDGKHADLRLITCTGRYDRARGGYQDNVVVFARMAPGKA
- a CDS encoding DUF559 domain-containing protein, producing MKRPDDWGTTAPPRPGAIEPLIPAARARELGYTRDEIERLRVAREWATLRRGIYQRGGPEPDPRDQHVACAGAALLAVSSPDAVVAHRSAGVLWGLDFLTPPDLDTVWLAVPELGKVRTYPGLRLWPAQLPADHVTTGPGGLPVTTVARTVVDLARHHNFRQGVVLAESALRQQLTTKPEIDRVLADCRGWPYTRRAARALEIADGDTESVGESFTRAVLAEAGLRPQAQVNIYRDDGTKIARVDFLFADERVIVEFDGRVKYDDPDALWNEKLREDALREAGYQVIRVTWGQLMNSADDFLRRVRAALRRGRAQG
- a CDS encoding serine hydrolase domain-containing protein, whose amino-acid sequence is MSFDASNLDAILANAVAEGHVPGVAAVVVDRDGTLYSGAAGSVRAGGEAVSASTMFRYASCTKALASVAALQLVEQGRMSLDDEVTALLPEFAKLQVLDGFDGEQPILRPPARSPRVRELLTHTSGLTYFFTNAAMAQFHAATGAPDVLTGQKAALTDVPLARDPGQIWDYGTNTDWLGLLVEQVSGQPFDAYLDEHVLGPLGMTDVTFSPTPEQRARLMPVHARTPDGGLVETPLELAENPEYFSGGHGLYGTAEAYGRFLRAMLRGGELEGNRVLQQETVELAFSDQLQGVPMPTEGIVSTVPELTNDVPPFPFAESWGLGFHLVLEDVPGARRAGTGDWAGIFNLYYWIDRSTGVGGMILTQVLPFFDAGVVTTSMGLEAAVYAELGIA
- a CDS encoding lysyl oxidase family protein yields the protein MSRPGRTFATAVGVLAFALTAPSALAGEADLPSVAVDDPSPTPSPSPTPSPTPGGLLPNATTPTPTPSPTPTPVQPKDVGKEPDPKFLPDLRLGGVEDLRLVRTASKSLQLRFTSTLLNYGPRELKIRAVRKKARGEFKVAQRIRLKNGHWTWRQLPVGTVYAGDGHTHQHLKDIVRYRMYLVDSDGNLVREDKRRARKIGFCIYDNVRRPARPGQPRNPVFRENGCGARNSTKLLMGLSVGWGDRYHWRLPGQYVSLAGLPAGTYTLIGEANPEGVLYEQKTKNNGVFMEFKLRRKDKASIKVLSKGYRPAEKSVANVSSHDDSENSDHPDDGHSHSTEPAATVARPVRALASRRRGRLTTPHVLRREQS
- a CDS encoding sulfate adenylyltransferase subunit 1 — translated: MDLLRFATAGSVDDGKSTLIGRLLYDTKSIFEDQLEHVEKVSRDKGREYTDLALLTDGLRAEREQGITIDVAYRYFATPKRKFIIADTPGHIQYTRNMVTGASTADLAIILVDARNGLVEQSRRHAFLASLLQVPHVVVAINKMDLVDWDQAVYDRIHAEFTSFAARLRIPDLVTIPVSALNGDNVVERSSASPWYGGSSLLHHLENVHVASDRNLIDVRFPVQYVIRPQTKEHHDYRGYAGQVAGGVLKPGDTVTVLPSGFSTTIEAIDSLHGPVEQAFSPMSVVVRLKDNLDVSRGDMICRPHNMPTVTQDIDAMVCWMATEPLRPGMKLAIKHTTRSARVLVKDLQYRLDINTLHRDETTGELGLNDIGRVRLRTTAPLFVDDYGKNRATGGFILIDEGTNVTVGAGMITDTQ